A genomic window from Punica granatum isolate Tunisia-2019 chromosome 2, ASM765513v2, whole genome shotgun sequence includes:
- the LOC116195704 gene encoding uncharacterized protein LOC116195704 → MITISAPKLVPIDLNSPKLPVPSSPPYRASCSSKFLPCPHLPASVFRGRDLRLAVSCSKSPSEAELAAEEDEWLKRLPEKTKPLYAHSLPCVEAWLRKLGFCQSIEDRAVWFIELPEWHAQLSLDVTDLYIRYLKTGPGNLEKDVERRFSYALSREDIENAILGGP, encoded by the exons ATGATCACAATCTCTGCTCCAAAGCTCGTCCCGATTGATTTGAACTCCCCGAAGCTTCCCGTTCCCTCCTCCCCGCCCTACCGTGCTTCTTGTTCCTCCAAATTCCTTCCTTGTCCTCACCTTCCTGCGTCCGTGTTCCGAGGAAGAGACCTCAGACTCGCGGTGAGTTGCTCGAAGTCGCCGTCGGAAGCGGAGCTGGCGGCGGAGGAAGACGAGTGGCTAAAGAGGCTGCCGGAGAAGACGAAGCCACTCTACGCCCACAGCCTGCCCTGCGTCGAAGCTTGGCTGAGGAAGTTGGGTTTTTGTCAAAGTATAGAGGACCGAGCCGTCTGGTTCATTGAATTGCCCGAGTGGCACGCTCAGCTTTCTCTTGATGTCACCGACCTTTACATTAG GTACCTAAAAACTGGACCGGGGAACCTTGAGAAGGATGTCGAGAGAAGATTCAGTTATGCATTGAGTAGAGAGGACATAGAGAATGCTATACTTGGAGGACCATAA